CGTCTCCACTACTGGAATGCCAGCTCCAAGGTGGATTTCTGTCTGCCTCGTCtggtgcctggcccagagcaggtgctcagaaactacttgctgaatgaatgaatgaatggatggatgaacaaacGAACGAATGACAGAGGCAGGGCATGAACTCAGATCTCTTACTCCAAGCCTCGTGATCATAAGTGTCACTCCACTGTCCTCCTAAGCAAGACTGGCATTTCCTTATCTGCGTGCAGCTCTGTCTCCAAcaatcttagtttttttttttaatactttttttttgctgATTATAAATATTCAGTGGAGAAATCCACTGAAGAAGTTAGAAACTCCTGAAAACTACCAAGACAGAAAAGCAACCTGTGATTTTATCATTGAGAAACACTTACTATTGGTGTCTTGATATTTAGCTTTCCGCTATATacttttttaacataaatacacAATCATTGGGGTTGGGTCTGCAGGGGgtatgtgtgcgcgtgtgtgcgtgcttgtgcgtgtggttttttttatttttttaagtttcgagagagagagtgcaagcaggcgaggggcagggagaagagagagggagagaatcccaagcagggtccgcgctgtcagcacagagcccgacgcagggcttgaactcacgaaccgtgagatcttgacctgaaccgcaatcaagagtcggacgcttaaccgctgagccatccaggtaccccatgtGTGTATTCTTTTCCCTACAAAACTGGGGTCAAATTCTGCCTCCTGCTCTGTATGTCAATATTTGAAACTTAATGCCAGGTcagacaccacccccccccccactagatGTTCTCTGCAAGGTGTGGGCAACATCCCCAAGGGTTCCAGCCCATGGCTGGGTCATAGCTGATTTTTCCCGGTTCCGGGCAAATTGGGGATCTAGTCCCCAGCAGCAAAAGCTGACTCCCCAGCATACCTGCAATTGAGAGCCAAAGCCAGAGCTCCCAGAAAACACAGGGAACAAAGGAGCAGGCTAAATGACACCGCGAGGGAGCAAAGAGGCAAATCTCAAATGGGAAATATTCCATAGAACAAAGACCCAGTTTGTCCAACAAACAGatggtaagaagaaaaaaaaaaaaagagagagaggagaggggcgcccaggtggctcagttggttaagcgtctgacttcggctcaggtcatgatctcacggtttgtgggtttgggccccacatcgagctctgtgctgacagttcagagtctagagcctgcttcggattctgtgtctctctgcccctcccccgcttgtgctctgtttctctgtgtctctcaaaaataaatacacattaaaaaaaattaaaaaatgacagagctataattaaaaagagagagagagagaaaaccgtTCTAGTCCGGGGTCCCTGACctttctctgtaaagggccagatagtaactACTTTAGGATTTGCAGGTTGTTATAAGGTGCCTAGAGTTTTTTGTACAAAGCATCAATAATAGTTCACAATCACGCTAGCTGAGATTCCGATACATTCTACGTGCGTGCCCGGCTGTGATACCTGCTTCGTAGGTCGTAACTCATTTAACCCCCGCGACAACTTGACGCGGTGAGGCTGTCACTAAATCCACTTCACACAAGAGGGAGTGCGGGCCCAGAGGGCTGAAGTCACCAACACAAGAGCACAAACCGATCGAGAAATAATACGAGTTAACGTTCAAACGGGGCCAGTGTTGGCTTATGTCATCTTTCTAACAGCGCTAGGAAGTAGGCACAGTTTTCACTCTGTTTCccagatggagaaatggaagcacagagaggggaggcgatgtgtccaaggtcacacagctagtgggtTGCATAATGGGATTCTAGCTCCTGAGTCTGGGTCCTTAACCCACCTTCCCCTACAGTGGTCACACCGTCTCCTGCAACGGGAGTCCTAGGCAGGGCTTAGGATACTAGAATACTCCAGGCCAGATTCCCTTTGAGCTTAAATTTCCATTTACCTGATTCAAAAAGGTAGGCTGAACCCTGGCCTGGGAAACCCTGGCTAGTACCCTGGCCCCCAGTTCTCGGACACACACAGATCATTGCTGTGACCAGATCCCTTGTATCCTCCCGGAGTGTCTTCAggcaaacataaatatatattcttattcttACCCTTTTTATACACTAACGCAGGGGTCAGAAAACTTTAAGTCACAGGCAAGATCTGGCCcattgcctgtttttataaacaaaGTTTTGATGACAGTCACACTCACTCATTCAGTTATTTTCTGTGGTAGCTTTCAAACAGAGCTGAGGGGCGACAGAGACCCTAGGgctgaaaatatttcctatctggccctttaagaaaagattggctgatggggcacctgggtggctcaggcggtgggTGTCCGACtgtagatttcagctcaggtcctgatctctcagggttgtgagtctaagccctgtgctgggctccacgctgggcttgAAGCCTACgtaaggtggctcagtcagttaaagcatcagactccggctcaggtcacgatctcacagttcgtgagttagagccctgggtcgggctctatgctgaccgctcagagtctggagcctgcttgggattttgtgtctccctatctctctctctctctctctgcccctcccctgctcacgctctgtctccctctgtctctcagaaatgaataaaaccttaaaaaaatttaaaacaggggcacctgggtggctcagtcagttaagcatctgacttcagctctggtcatgatctcgcggttcgggagttcaagccccgtgatgggctctgagctgacagcttggagcctggagcctgcttcggattctgtgtctccctctctctctgcccctcccctgctcacactctgtctctctgtctctctctctccttcaagaataaataaacattaaataaaatgtaaaaaatagatcagtaaagttaaaaaatgacaacaacactTGCTGAGCCGCAGACTAAAGGAAGCAGCCAAGCCCATTTTTCCACAGTAAGCATATAGCCCAGAGATCTTGCCAGAGCAGAGCATAAGGAAAGTGCTCGCCCTTTTTCACAGCTGTGTAGTATTCCACAACGTGACTATACTTTATGTTTGGCTGCTTCCCCCACCGTGAGACATTTAAGAGGTTACCGAGGTTCCCCTCCTGCCAACAGCGCTGTGACTCGATATCCTTGCCACTTCCCACATGCGTGGCATGTTTGTAGGATACATTTCCAGGAGTGTTTCGcggcagggaggtggggaataCCTGTAACTGAATTCTCTGAAATTAAGTGCGGAAGGTGCCGCGCATATGGGTATTTTTCCTAGCAGATCCTCAAAGGGCAAAGGGTTGCTGACTGCGGTTGGACCTGGAACCCAAGGGCGGGGACTGGGGTTTGGTCTGAGGGGTCCGGGGCCTGGGGCCCAGGCTGGGCACTAACCAAGGTCATCAGCGAGCCTCCGGCCGTCCTCGGTAGGCACAACACGCTCATCCTCCAGGTCACATTTGTTCCCCACGAGGATGACCTGCGCGTTGTCCCAGGAGTAGGTCTTGATCTGAGTGGCCCTGTGGAGTGTGAGGGCCATTAGGCTAGAGATTGAGGGTCAGGGGGAGAGGGCGAAGGTCAGGGTGTCAGTGGTCAGCAAGCACTCACCAGTCCTGCACAGCGGTGAAGGACTCCTGGTTGGCAACATCATACATGAGCAGGAAGCCCATGGCGCCGCGGTAGTAGGCCGTGGTGATCGTGCGGTAGCGCTCCTGGCCCGCCGTGTCCTAGGAACACAGCAGGGTCAGGCGGCTGGGTGCtactctgctccccacccccccctgcaGGGTCCCAAGCGGGGCACCACCCCGTGCTCATAGCCCCGGTCTGCCGGAAGACGTGGCCCTGCCCCTGAGGAATTGCCAGTCTGAGGCGTCAGTGCCTCCCACAGACTCGTAAGCTCCCTCGACCTCGTCTCCAAGACTAACGTGGCGACCAGGGTCAGAGAGCGCCGTCTTGACGCAGACACCCCGGGGCTCAATACCATGACAATCATCACCAGCAGCCTCGCTGGGAGGGAGAGCATCTCCGAAGAGCGCAGAGGCTCAGCGGGGGGACCCTGGGCTCGCCCCTGCGATGGTACCCAAACCTCTGCCCCGCTGGTCACCAGGACATCTAACCTGCCTTGGATGGGCACTGTCTGCCCCTCAGACCCCACAGGGCAGGGCCTACCCCCCTCATCTTGATGAATTCATCTGTGGGAGGCCGgaccccggtgccaggctgagaccgggtcgagcaacggctccctgttgactcagcctggcaccgggatCCGGCCTCCCACATTCATCTCATAGATACTATCCCCCTCCTCTTCACCTCTACCCcaagccccctccccaaccctggacccctccccacagccccacaCCCTATCATGGACATCCTCGGAGGAACCCCAGGCCCTCCCGGCCCGCAGACAGACTCCCGTCCTTTGCCACAGACCCACAACAGCCGCCCGGCCCACCCAGATCTGCAGCTTGATCCTCTTGTCATGGCGATAGACCGTCTTGACCTTGAAGTCAATGCCCACGGTGCTGACGAAGGCAGGTGTGAAGGAGTCGTCCGCGTAGCGGAACAGGAAGGACGTCTTGCCCACGCTGCTGTTGCCGATAAGTAGCAGCTTAAACATGTAGTCGAAGTTCTGGTCCGCTGCATCCCGTGGGCCTGTGGGGGGGTCTCCGGCCGATGCCATCTTGGCAGAGAGCCTGCTGGGGGCGGAAGGGCTGTCGCCCTGCAGAACAGTAAAACACCAGGAATGGCTGCGGTGTATACACCagacctggcttcaaatcctCCCTCTGCCACTTGGAGGCTATGCGACCTCCGACGCGTCACTTGCTGTCcgtgggcctcagtgtcctcgtcTGGAAAATGGGGACGTTTATCAAGTGCAAGGGCCCAGGTTGTAGGGGGCACACGGAGTGCCTCCTGTGGCCACTGAGGAACCAGACCCTGCAGAAGGCGCAGGTGTGGACTTTGCCCCACAGTGAGCAGCTGGCTGGGCCCAGGTgtgagatgggggggagggggggcctgcCAGCTGGTGGatagagcccccccccccgccctgctcctGGGCCTGGGTGTTGACTTTGGCAGGGACACCTGCCATGACACCCCCTCCAAAGCTGGGTTTAACCCCCTCCCTGACCTCCACGGGGAGGGGGGATTTCAGGGGACACAGTCCAGGCTTAAAGCCCAGATCTACCCCCAAATGGGTACTGCCACCTTCTGTTTGTCAAAGGGGTGGGCCCGTCTCCCTCCGGGCAGGGCTGACTCACccgggccccagccccagcctgcagAGGCTGCAGTGACAGTCCCCAACTCCAAGGAAGCCACACAATAAGAACCCTaccaccacccctccacccctgatCCTGCCTTTCCTGGCAACCTGTCCCCACAGCTGGGCTGCTTCAGCTGCGTCAGGGACCCTCCCTCAGCCCTCACTGCCtccctaggcctcagtttccccagctgtctATGGCTACTCCCTGAGCTACACAAGGAGGCGATCCAGGAGGCCTGGTTGAAAGGAAGGCACCCGGGCGGAGGAACCCTTAGCAAAGCTATTTCTCAACTGCCTGTGGggcttttttccattttaaaagaggACCGAACCTGTGCGCTTTCCTGCCCAGCCCTCGGGGCCCCACCCGGTGTTCCGGGAGAACGAGTTCGAGGAGGGGAAGACGAGTGGCAGGAAACCTTTCCCCATGCTGGGCAGGGCCGCCAGGCTGGGGCCcttaccccaccccccagccccagcccacctGTCAGCCTGTGCCACCTCTTCCTGACCATCTGCCCACCCTCGCTCACGCCTGGCACTAGATGGGGGGCCCCGGAGGGCCTGGCCTTGTCCCTCTGCTGGATTCGGGGCGCCCCCGCCGGTGCAGGGGGGCTCAGGAGCTTCCTCCCATCACCATATGGTCCCATCTCCGGTTCCCAGCTGGACTCTCCGCCCCGCCCGCGCCCCACTAGCGCTCCCCGGGGAGCCCAGCTGGGTGGGGGCGAGGGAAGAGGCGTTCCCCCTCCGCTCGCCTTTGTTCCCGGGGCCCCGGGCCCTCCCTCTAACCCCCGGCCCCCCAGACCTGCTGGGAAGCGGATGTACGGGGCAGGCTACGCTCCCTCCGAAGGGGTCACCTCGCGTGGCGGAGGCGCTCCCCGCGGGCGTTCGTCCTCCGAACTCGCTGcggcccggcccccgccccgaCGCCGACCCCTCAAGCCGCCGCCGCTGCCACCGCCGCTGCCCGCAGCCACCCGGATCCCGCGCCGGCTCCGCccaggcgggggaggaggggccgctCCCCggagagggcggggcggggccgagtCCGGGGCGGGGCTTGTAAAAGCCGGGGCCGTGAGGCGGCGGGGAGGGGGTAGCAGAGGCTGGAAGCGGCCCTAGGCTTGGAGCAGTCTAGAGCCCTCCCGTCACCAAtaaacttctcatttttcctAACTATATGTAGAGCGCCTACTACGTGCACAGAAGTGAAGAGCGTGGATTCTGGAGTCGGGTTCGAATCCCCGCTCCATCAATGTCTAGTTCTGTTCCACTTTGGACGTGTTCCTTAACCCCGCGGGCCTGGTTCCCCAACCGTCCAGGGGTCCATAACAAGAGTCCCTACCGCACAGCGCTGTGTGAAGGCTCTGATCGGAGACAGTGCTTGTAAAGTGCAAACCCTGACCCTAAAGCCGGCTAGTCCCTGCGAAATACACTTCCGGGCCCTTAGAATTAAAaccttttacagataaggaaatggaggttcAGAGCCGGGCAGTCCCTTGCGGGACACACTTGGCATCCAGgcccagctgaggccccagagtTTTTCTTCAAGCCATGAGAGGATCTGCAGGCTTTGCTGGGATCCATACCCCAGTAACTGCACCTGAAGCCACTTCTCCGGGTCCCCTGTTGCTTCCAGGAACAGTAGGAGCTCCCTCTCAGGGCTATCACGTGCCGGTGGGGCACGCACGATTCAGGAAGGGCCGCGTGGGATCAGTGACAAGCAGTCCCCAAATCTCCATGGCACTCAACATCCAAAGCGTGCTTCTCACTCGCCCTGGTCATTGTGGTGAAGGGGAAAATGTGGCTAACCGTGCATGGGCTCCCACGCCCGTGACTCTTCACATTTCCGTGGCTTTGGCAAGTCCTGTGGCCTTCCCgatgtcggggggggggggggggcgggaaataCGATTGTTCCCTAGGGATCAGAACCAGCCGTTGTTACAATAAGACACGGTTTGTGCAACGGTCAGTGCCGTGTCCGGCACACGGAGGAGCCCAGTCAATGGGCCCTGTTATGGGAAGAGCTTGGGGGCTGTGATGGTAACATCCCGAATCATCAGGCCGCGGGAAGGAGGTCGCGAGGCTCTACCCTGGCCCCCGCCTCTGCCAGCTTTCCGGTTGGGAGAAAAATGACAGCAGCCGTTTCCAAAGAAGTGTTTATTGACACCGGGGCCCTCAGCAGGGCCAGAGAGGCAGCGGGTGCTACAGGCTACTGAGGCCCAGGGCGAGGCCTGCAAGACACAGCCCGTTGCTCAGGACGCAGCCCAGGTTGCACATGGAGGACAGGCCGTGGTAGTGGAAAAAGATCTGGCGGAGGACACCGTACTTGGGGTCCTGTCCCCGCAGCTGGCGGTAGGGGTCGGGGCCCTGGTGGCTGCCGGGCACCTCCCCGCCCAGGCCCCGCTCCTTCTCCACTGCGTGCAGGGCCCACATGGCGGCCGTGGTGCGGGGCTCTAGCCAGCGGGCGTTGATGGTGGACAGCGTGAGGCTCAGGAACAGCAGGAAGAGCTGGCGGGGTGGTGGAAGGGCAAGGTGAGTCACgcgcaggaggcaggaggggtcCCCCTGCGTCCTTAGAAGCCCAGAGGGGGGTGGGAGACAGCATTAGGTGAAAGCGAaggcctccctctccttccccgaACCCAGTCTAGAGGCCGCAAACGGAGCTCTGGCTCTCAAACCCTTGAGGCCAGCAGCTCCTAAGGAAAGGCTCTATCACTGTCTCCTCTGTTCCCCCCAACACCTTCTGAGCCTCTCCTCCTCCGATACCCAGACTGGAAGTTTCCACAACACAGCCTTGTCTCCTCCCTTCCTGTTCCCCCAAACTGGGGGCATCTCAGGGCAGAACCTCTCTTTCccaaacagagacagaacaccataaccttccccccccccaaagagaGACGAAGACGGGGTCCATCTCCTCTGTGAACCCCGCCCAGACTCCAGAAGCCGAGACTGGGCCCACAGGGAGCGAAGAGAAAGTCCTGTAAATTCTAGTTACAGATAGTCCTACCCTGTCTCAGTGGGATTATTCTGGAAACCTTTGTCAGGCCTCACCTGCCTACAGCTGCGGAacataatggggggggggggcagggggagggcaggatAGAGAAATATGAGATGCAGAGATGGTTCCCTGCCTTGTGGCTGGGAAAAAGTGTGGATGGGAGTGGGGAACTGTAAATTCCCAGTCGGGCTGGTTTTTAAACAATGAGCTGGGGTCACTGCCCCAACCCAGCTGAGTCACCACAACTTGGCAACAGGCCTAGccagggaaaagagagggagcagCAGCCAGCAGAGAGACGCTGGGGGATAGACAGGGCTACTAGCGATGGTTGTGCAGGCTGTGCACTGCTCAAGGGTATCCAGAGCCCAGCTTTGTACCCACCAGGAAGGTGCAgtggcttgttttttgtttttgtttttgtttttagttctcaCAAAGGTATAGCCATAGGTGCTCAGTGGGGTCTCGGGAACGAGTCTCCAGAGGGCAGTGGAGCCCAAGCCCGCATACCTGGCTGGCTTCCCAGAATGTGAGCTGAGCCCAGGCATGTTGTGGAGCCAAGATGCAGAGGTTGATGAAGGCACAGCCCATGGAGATGTGGAAGTAGAAAGGGAAGAGTTTGCTCTGCACGAGGCCGAAGGTATGTCGGGGAAGGCTTCGGAAAAGCAGGAAGCCTGTGGGGTACAAGGGACCACACACCTGTTAGGACGGTTCCAGGTCCCCCCCCCATTCCTGTCTCCACCCCGGGCACCCATGATGTCCAGGTGGAGGGTGCCTACCTGAGACGAAGGTCACCCACATTTGCATGCCCCAGGCCCCTGACAAGACCAGTAGATGGACCATCTTAATCAGGCTTCCTGGATTCCCACTTTCCTCCATCCTGCAGGCCTGGGAAAgaggcaccgggtggctcagaaTTTTACCTTTGCCCCATGGCCTTCAGCCTGTGAGCCTGCTCAAGGCCAGGGTCACCGCCAACCCAGCAGAGATCAAGGGATACCAGCCCGGggaatgggagtggggaggaccCAGAACAGTCCTGTGACAACCTCCAACCCCATCTCTCCAAAGGTCAGCCTTCAAGATCTCAGGCTCTCTGGACCCCAGCATCCACGCCGCCTCCGACAGCTGAAAATTTCAGTTAGGCCCAGGAGTACAAATTCACAGCCCTGGGTATTCAGAGGTCTTCCTAGTGATTCCCCCCAGTCAGCTCAGGGACCTAATTCTGACAGTAAAGACCCCTGTTCTCATCTCAGGATCCCGGATATCACTACGAAGATCCCCATAGCACCCCCGGAGATCCCGTCGAATCCTGGGAAACCTCAAATCTCATCCCGAGGACACCGACCCTACCACTGCACCCAGACCTCAACCCGCAGCACCCAGGAGTCCGAGAACAGAGGCACCCAGGCCGTATCTCGTAGGGCAGGTGGCCTGGGCTTGCTACCTCACTCCCGCGCTCCTAGGTAGCCCGCAGACCTCGTCAGCCACCTCTCAAGAATTCATCCCGCCTCCCAGCGAAGTCCGAAGCCAATTGGATCTTAGATCTGCCGCCCCCCGCACCACCCTCTTAGATATTGACTAATCGATTAGCGGAAACCAGCCTGGAATCCCGCCCCGTCGACTAGATTTTATCCAATTACACCGCGGCTCCTAAGATCGGCGGAAGCAGGAAGGCGCCAATGAGGCCTTTGGCTGCATCGGAGGGGGCGGAGCTAAAATGTCAGCCACACCCCTCTCTGTGACTCTACCTTTAGGCTTTGCGCGTTTTAATGCGATGGTGTCCCCACGGGATCAAATTTCAGCGTCACAGCTGGGGACTGGCTTTGCGGTCCCTGaggggagagcatgagcaggtggtATGTGATaggtgggggtggaagggggtAGGGAGCCAGGAGGGCGCAGGATTCTCGGTCCGGAGGGCGGGGCTCAGGCTAATGACCCCGCCCCCTTCCTCCAAGAATTCTCCCGGGGACAGCGGGAGAAACAGATGATGTGGGAGGGGTAGGAGGAAGGttatggggaagggaggggggctcGACTGGGGACCTGCCCGCAGTTGGGGCTCAGAAAtgcatctttcctttttcccttcaagCCTCCCAGGGCTCCTATGGTTTCCCAGGTTCTCAGCGTGACGTGGGAGGACAGTTGCCCACTGCTGTATGTCAGGCACTGGCATAGATTAATTTACTTAATCACAATAACCCAGCAAGGTGGATAGTATGACATCCCATTTTTATAGCTGGGGACGCCGAGGCATGGAGAGAGGTTCAATAACTCTCCAacatcacacagccaggaaggggcagagctaggattcgaacccaggccaCCCAGCCCGAGAGTCTCCTCGCTTAATCATCATGCTCTACTGCCTCTGGAAGTGCGGGCCTCCCGAGACAGTGATTCTTGAAGGGGTAGCCTAGAACATTTCGGGCAGAAGAAAAGCTCCTATATCGCAAAATGGGTATAAAGACCCAGTGAGTGCTTATGGTGGTGCCCAGCACTCAGTGCGGTGCTCAGAAAatatgagcttaaaaaaaaaaaaaagactaaggaagATTTTACAAAGCAAATGCTGAGTAGAGTTGTGAAGGGCATAGAGGAGTCTTTTAGGAGGACTGGGCCAGAGGAAGGGCACCAGCCAACCCAGCAAGGGCAGAAGGAAAAGCCCTGGGGTGTGGGCTTTTTGGCTGAATGTGACTCAGGACAGAATGCCTTTCGCCTGGGAGTTTGTCCAGGCAGACCTGCCCCAGGTCTCCATCTGTACCAGACCTGACAACACTGGAATGTTGAACAGGGGGCATGAACAGGGGGCATGAACACCGAGAGCTGTGTTTTTAAACTTCCCTGCTTGGCTTTCAGTGCCTTGCTTGAGCTGCCCTGCTAACCTCCCGCTTCTTCTTGGACCCTACCTTAGCCATCCTGAATTTACCAGCACAGAGCACGCGGTTCCACACCTCCATGTTTTTGCAACACGCTCTTCCCTGCCGGGAATGCCCTTCCTTTAGTGCCCAATGCCAAGATCCTTTTTTGCTTTTAGGCTCTTCTGAGGCCTCACTTTCTCCTGTGGGGGGTCTTCTGGATCCTTCTCACTACCCAGCCAGTGCCTGGGGCTGGGATCATCTTTCATCCAGCTTCTGCTCCTGCCATAACTGGGAGGCCTTGGGTTCAGGGCTGAGGCCTCTCTGGGGTATTAGGGAAGGTCTGGGGGTGTCAGGACATGGGGGCTGGTCTCAGGGCAGCCCCCTGTCCCCCCCTTGTTGAAGCGACCCTCTCCTGGCTGGCCTACCCCAGGACCCTGACtactctctgccctgctcctcaTCTCCCTTGCCCTCCAACGTGTGTTTGCCTGCTAACGGGAAGTGTGACAAGTACTGGGGTTTGTTGAGGCGCGTCCCTagggctggggagctgggaggggctggagggctcTGGGTTGGCCCCAGAAAGCCCTCACCCCCtcattctcccacccccaccctctgttCAGACTCTTCCTCAGACAAGACCTTGGACTATACAATTCACTGGTCCAGGACCCCAGAGCCAGAGATCTTGGGGCCAGCTGCTTCTGAGAACACAGTGCGGAGTATAGACTGGAGGCCTGGGAGGGACTCAGGGCCTCAGTCGAGTGGGTCTCCTCTCATCCAGAGCCCAGACTCACAGGAGCAGTGTAATGACCAGGACCTGAAGAGGCATCAGAGCATCGCTAAGGTCACCCCCACCCGGGGAAACCCCTCCTGGCCACACCACAGTCTACTGCTCCGGGACTTAGGGAGggagccatgggggagggggacgggtCCTCCTCAAGATGTGTGTCTTCAGCACCCAGAACAGCACCCGGTGCTCAGCCGGCCCAcactaaaaatgtcttttttttttttttaatgtttatttatttctgagacagagagagacagaggatgagtgggggagggacagagagagcgggagacaatctgaagcaggctccaggctccgaggtgtcagcacagagcccgacatggggctcgaactcacagactgcgagatcatgacccgagccaaagtcggaccctcaaccgactgagccacccaggcgccccaaaaatgtctTAAATGAGTGGATGAAGGGATGAATGGAAGGGACGCATGATTGTTTCTTTGTGGGGTCTTGTCTGTGATTGTGTCTATGGTGGCGGTTGTGGTCGTGCGTCTGAGATGGAGGCGGGTGGATGCCCTGGCTGTTACCACCTGGCGGGCATGGCTGTGTCCGAGCTTGTGTGGCTGTAGCTGTGTTTCAATGATCGTGCGTGGTTGTGCTTCGGGGCTGCTGGAGCTCCCCATAGGCATGGCCTATGTCATTTGCCCCTAAGGAGGAGGGCCGTTGCCTGAGCCCAAGCCAGGGACGGGGCTCTGCAGGCGTGTGCTGTCATACAGGGGCAGCCCCCGGGTGTGCGCAAGAGTATACCCCTGACCGTGTGTGGGccggtcggggggtgggggtggggtgggcggtgGTGCGCACAGGTGCATAGAGGCAGCTTTGCCTGCACGCAGGGTCCGGGACACCCAGCACTCAGCAGACCCAACTCACGCCCAGCCCCACACACAATGGGTTGGGGTGAGCAAGGAGAAACACAGAGATGAATTTCTACTGCCCTCATGTCCCTGTTTCCTAGAAGCCCTTGGAGGCCAGCTCTCCCAAAGCCAAAGGTGAGAAACCTCCCTCCCAACACAACCGTGTGTGGAAGATCTGCCAGGTCCTACCTCCACCCTCTGCCCCGGCCTGGGAGGAGCCACGCCATTGCTGCCCACTTATCAGCTGGAGTTTTGCCCCTGACCTTGTCCCGCACGCCTGCCTCTCTACCTCCGCCTCCACAGACCCTAGCTCTTTACTTTGCCCCTGCCCCTCGCTCTCCCCTGAGTTTCTGCTGACCCCTGACCCCAccttgcccccgcccccacccctcctggccTCGGCTGACTCTTGCCTCTGCTCGCAGTTAAGTCCACCATGATGATTCCTGACTCCCAGAAGCACCTGCGATGCGAGCTGGAGTCACTCAAGAGCCAGCTACAGGCCCAGACCAAGGTGTGAGCCACCTCTGCCCCTGGCCCTGTTCTCCCAACCTCTGGCCCTCTTCTCCcgctccctgcccctgtccccaagCCCCACCTCTTCCTCGCAGGCTTTCGAGTTCCTAAACCACTCCGTGACCATGTTGGAGAAGGAGAGCTGCCTGCAGCAAATCAAGATCCAACAGCTTGAAGGTGAGGACGGGCCAAGGGTCAAAGTCAGGCTGGGGGCTGGTCCTGTTGAGGTCAGCTGGGTTAGCCCAAGGTGAAAGAAGTTGGGCGAGTctag
This sequence is a window from Prionailurus bengalensis isolate Pbe53 chromosome A2, Fcat_Pben_1.1_paternal_pri, whole genome shotgun sequence. Protein-coding genes within it:
- the RAB3D gene encoding ras-related protein Rab-3D isoform X2, giving the protein MASAGDPPTGPRDAADQNFDYMFKLLLIGNSSVGKTSFLFRYADDSFTPAFVSTVGIDFKVKTVYRHDKRIKLQIWDTAGQERYRTITTAYYRGAMGFLLMYDVANQESFTAVQDWATQIKTYSWDNAQVILVGNKCDLEDERVVPTEDGRRLADDLGFEFFEASAKENINVKQVFERLVDVICEKMNESLEPSSGPGSNGKGPALGDTPPPEPSGCSC
- the TMEM205 gene encoding transmembrane protein 205 isoform X2 gives rise to the protein MGLEACRMEESGNPGSLIKMVHLLVLSGAWGMQMWVTFVSGFLLFRSLPRHTFGLVQSKLFPFYFHISMGCAFINLCILAPQHAWAQLTFWEASQLFLLFLSLTLSTINARWLEPRTTAAMWALHAVEKERGLGGEVPGSHQGPDPYRQLRGQDPKYGVLRQIFFHYHGLSSMCNLGCVLSNGLCLAGLALGLSSL
- the TMEM205 gene encoding transmembrane protein 205 isoform X3, yielding MEESGNPGSLIKMVHLLVLSGAWGMQMWVTFVSGFLLFRSLPRHTFGLVQSKLFPFYFHISMGCAFINLCILAPQHAWAQLTFWEASQLFLLFLSLTLSTINARWLEPRTTAAMWALHAVEKERGLGGEVPGSHQGPDPYRQLRGQDPKYGVLRQIFFHYHGLSSMCNLGCVLSNGLCLAGLALGLSSL
- the TMEM205 gene encoding transmembrane protein 205 isoform X1, producing MRTGVFTACRMEESGNPGSLIKMVHLLVLSGAWGMQMWVTFVSGFLLFRSLPRHTFGLVQSKLFPFYFHISMGCAFINLCILAPQHAWAQLTFWEASQLFLLFLSLTLSTINARWLEPRTTAAMWALHAVEKERGLGGEVPGSHQGPDPYRQLRGQDPKYGVLRQIFFHYHGLSSMCNLGCVLSNGLCLAGLALGLSSL